A stretch of DNA from Micromonospora sp. NBC_01813:
GGGTCACCTCTCGGAGGCAGTGAGGAAAGATGGTGGCGCGGATCGTGCCAGTTGGCGAGCGCAAGCCGAGGAACGTTGGGAGGACATGGTGGGACGCAGAGCGATCATCTTCCACGGGACCGGCGGCAACCCGGATGTCTGCTGGTACCGCTGGCTCGCCGGGCGGCTGACCGCCCGGGGGTACGCCGTCGAGGTGCCACACCACCCGGGCATCAACATCGAACCGATCGCGACGTTTCTGCCGAAGGTGCTGGACGAGCACGACTTCGACGAGCAGACCGTCCTGGTCGGCCACTCCGGCGGTGCGGCGCTGCTGCTCGCGATCCTGGAGCAATTGGACGTCACGGTGGCCCAGGCGATCCTGGTCGCCGGCTACTGCACCCCGCCGAACACCGAGCTGGAGCCGGTCCTGCAGCCGGAGTACGACTGGGCCGCGATCCGATCGAATGTTCGGGACATCTACTTCGTCAACTCGCGGAAGGACCCGTACGGCTGCGACGAGCATCAGGGCCGGGCCATGTTCGAACGCCTCGGCGGCACCCAGATCGTCCGCGACGACGGGCACTTCGGCGACCACGACCAGCCGTACGAGCGGTTCGAGCTGCTCGACCGGCTCATCGCCTGACCCCTGACCCCGGTTCTTTAGATCGATGTAGCCGAATCATCACCGGCTCGACGGGTAGCCGTCGGTTCGCTGGAGTTACTTCACATCATCACCCTCGATGTGAACAGGAGCCGATCGACGTGCCCTCCTCTCGTCGTACCTTCCTCGCCGGCGGTGCCGCTGGCGTGGCCGGCATCGGCCTCGCCGTCGCCGGCGGCCTTCCGTCGCTGGCACAGGCCCACCCGGGCCGCAGCCACCCGTCGAAGGGCGGCGGCCACGTCCCGTTCCCGCCGCTGGTGGACGACCCCGATGGCATCCTCGCCCTGCCCGAGGGTTTCCGCTACACCGTGGTCACCCGGACCGGCGTCACCCGCCTCGACCGGGGCCAGGGCCTGACCCCGGCCGAGCACGACGGGATGGCCGTCTTCACCACCGGACGCGGGCGCTACACCCTGATCCAGAACCACGAACTCGGCCCCGGAGCCGAGTTCGGCGTACCGCACGTCGCGGGCACCGTCTACGACCCGGGCGCGGTCGACGCCGGCGGCTGCACGGTGATCAGGACCGACCGGGCGGGGCGCAACCTCGGCGAGTTCGTCGCCATCTCCGGCACCCTCGACAACTGCGCGGGCGGACCGACCCCGTGGGGAACCTGGCTGACCTGCGAGGAAACCGAGGACCGGGCCGGCGACGAATGGGACGAGGACGGCCGCACCGGCGTCTACCAGAAGGATCACGGCTACGTCTTCGAGGTCTGGGCCGACGGCCGCGCCGACCCGAGGCCGATCAAGTGCCTGGGCCGCTACGCCCACGAGGCGCTGGCGATCGACGCCGACCGCACGAAGATCTACCTGTCTGAGGACGCCGACGGGCCGAACGGACTGTTCTACCGGTGGGCCGCGCCACGCAGCGTGAAGCTGGGCCCCGGCGTGCTCACCCGGCTCGCCCCGAACGCCGGCACCCTCGCCGCGATGCAGATCATCATGGACGACGGCTCGGTGCTGCCGGACGTCGCCTACCTGACCTCCGCGCAGCTGGGCCGGCCGTTCCCCGTACGGTGGATCGAGGTCCCGGAGCGCGACGCACGGGCCACGCCCCTGCGCGAACAGTTCGCCGACGATCAGGTCACCCGGGGCCGCAAGTTCGAGGGCGTGTGGGGCACCGACCAGGGCGTGTACGTGGTCAACTCGTACGCCTGGGAGGACGGTGACCTGCCGTCGGACGCCGCCCCGCACGACGGCATGGTCTGGTTCTACGACTACCGGGCCGAGACGATCCAGCTGGTGACGTACTTCCCGCACCAGACCTCGTCGGAGGAGGGCACGCCGGCCAGGTACAGCGATCTGACCTTCGACGGGCCGGACAACGTCACCGTCACCCCGTGGGGCAGCCTGGTGCTGGCCGAGGACGGCTCGGGCGCGTCCCACGTGCTCAGCTCGGTCCCCGGCGGCCCGACCTACGCGATCGCCCGCAACCAGCTCAACGACTCGGAGTTCTGCGGTCCGACCTTCACCGACGACGGCAAGGTGCTCTTCGTCAACATGCAGGACCCCGGCCTCACCCTGGCCATCACCGGCCCCTGGGAAAAGTATCTTGGCTGATCAGGCTGCTGCGGGAAGTTGCGCGACCGCCTGCGACGGTCGGGTCCGCGCCAGGTCGTGAGCGGTCTGCAGGTTGATCCAGAACTCAGGAGTCGTTCCGAAGGCACCCGCGAGTAGCCATGCGGTCTCCGGCGTGACGCCGCGCTTGCCTCGCACGATCTCGTTGACCCGCTGGACGGAGACGCCGATGTGCTCGGCGAGCGCTACCTGCGTCACGCCCAGTGGGACGAGAAATTCCTCCCGCAGGATCTCGCCCGGGTGGGTCGGGATGCGGTTCTTCGGCAGCATCTGCCCTCCTCAGTGATAGTCCACGATCGAGACTTCATGTGCGTCTCCGCCCTGCCAACGGAAGACGATGCGCCACTGGTCGTTCACTCGGATGCTGTGCGTCCCCCGGCGGTCTCCCTTCAACGCCTCCAGCCGGTTTCCCGGCGGCACCCTGAGGTCGCGAAGTTCACGGGCCGCGTTCACCATGTCCAGTTTTCGGAGCGCGACACTGCGGATGTTGGGTGGCAGGTGCCGCGCTCGGCCGTCCTGTCCGTGGAACAGAGCCTCTGTTGCCCGGTCCCCGAACGAGGCAATCAAGGCACTCCTCGCATTGACTCAATGTTACACGGATTCACGGTACCCATGTAACCCACTTAAGCCCATGAGACGGGCACCCCGGCGGACGATGTCAGGTTTCCCCGTCGCGGGTGATCTGCCGGACCCGCTCCCGGCTGTAGCCGGTGGCCGCCACGATGTCCACCTGGCGCACGCCGTCCCGGCCGGCGGCTCTGATCGCTTCGGCCAAGTCGGCACGTGCTCGGTCCACCTTCTCTCGGGCCTCAGCCACGAGACGGGCGGCCCGCTCTTCAGCACGGGGCACCGCAGCTTGCGCCGTGCGCAACTTTCGTACCGCCGCCTCCAGGTCCACCACTTGGCCATTTCAGCAGGTCAGACGCTAGGCCAACTCATGTATCCGCACATTAGGCCAAGTCGAGTACTTGACGTTTGGCCAAACTGAGGTTGTGATAATTGGCATCCGGAGACGGCGGGTCCGGATCGGCACCCCCGGTACCGACCCGCCCCAGCCAGGGAGGTCCGAGTGTCTGAGATCCAAACGAGCGGCGTGCTGGTGGTCGGTCCGCGCCCTCTGCCCGAGCACGGCCGGGTCAGGGTCCCGACACGGGCGCAGCCCTCGGCTGCCGCCGAGGGATTCGGTCAGCGGCGGCCGACGGTGAGGACAGGTTTGGTGACCTCGGCGTAGAAATCGTTGCCCTTGTCGTCGACGACGATGAACGCCGGGAAGTCCTCCACCTGGATCTTCCAGATCGCCTCCATACCCAGCTCCGGGTATTCGAGGACCTCGACGTGCCGGATGCAGTCCTGGGCCAGCCGGGCCGCCGGGCCGCCGATCGAGCCGAGGTAGAAGCCGCCGTGCGTACCGCAGGAGCGGGTGACCTGCGCGGACCGGTTGCCCTTGGCCAGCATGATGTGCGAGCCGCCGGCGGCCTGGAACTTCTCCACGTACGCGTCCATCCGCCCGGCCGTGGTCGGGCCGAACGAGCCAGACGCGTACCCCTCGGGGGTCTTGGCCGGGCCGGCGTAGTAGACGGCGTGGTCGCGCAGGTACTGCGGCATCGGCTCGCCGGCGTCCAGCCGCTCGGCGATCTTCGCGTGCGCGATGTCGCGGGCGACGACCAGCGGGCCGGTCAGCGACAGCCGCGTCTTCACCGGGTACTTCGACAGCTCGGCGCGAATCTCGGCCATCGGCCGGTTCAGGTCGACCCGGACCACGTCGGCGTCGGCGGACGCGTCAGCGGCGAGGCTCTCCTCGGTGACCTCGGGCAGGAAGCGGGCCGGGTCGGTCTCCAGCCGTTCCAGCCACACCCCGGACGGGGTGATCTTGGCGACGGCCTGCCGGTCGGCGGAGCAGGAGACGGCGATCGCCACCGGGCAGGAGGCGCCGTGGCGGGGCAGCCGAACCACCCGTACGTCGTGGCAGAAGTAGCGTCCGCCGAACTGCGCGCCGATGCCGAACTGACGGGTCAGTTCGAGCACCTCGGCTTCCAACTCCAGATCCCGGAAGCCGTGCGCGCCGATGCTGCCGCTGGTCGGCAGGTTGTCCAGGTACTTGGCGCTGGCGTACTTGGCGGTCTTGAGCGCGAACTCAGCCGATGTGCCGCCGACGACGATCGCCAGGTGGTACGGCGGGCAGGCTGAGGTGCCGATCAGCCGCAGCTTCTCCTCCAGGAACTGCATCATCCTGGTCGGGTTCAGCAGCGCCTTGGTCTCCTGGTACAGGTACGACTTGTTGGCCGAGCCGCCGCCCTTGGCCATGAACAGGAACTTGTACGCGTCGGGTTGACCACCCGGGTCCTCGGCGTACAGCTCGATCTGGGCCGGCAGGTTGCTCCCGGTGTTGCGCTCCTCCCACATGGTGATCGGCGCGAGTTGCGAGTAGCGCAGGTTGAGCTTGGTATACGCCTGGTAGACGCCCTTGGCGATCGCCTCGTGGTCGGTGCCGTCGGTGAGCACGTGCCGCCCGCGCTTGCCCATCACGATCGCGGTGCCGGTGTCCTGGCACATCGGCAGCACGCCGCCGGCCGCGATGTTGGCGTTGCGCAGCAGGTCGAGCGCGACGAACCGGTCGTTCGGCGACGCCTGCGGGTCGTCGAGGATCGCCCGCAGCTGAGCCAGGTGCGCCGGCCGGAGATAGTGAGCGATGTCATGCATCGCTTCGGCGGTCAGCGCGGTCAGCACCGCCGGGTCGATGGTGAGGAACCGGCGTCCGCCGGGCCCGTGCACCACGTCGACGCCTTCGTCGCTGATCAGGCGGTATTCCGTCAGGTCGTCCCCGCCGGGCAGCAGCGGGACGTAGGAGAACGGGGCGGCACTGCTCATGACCGGCAAGCCTAGGCCAGACCTGGCCGCTGCTCCCAACCCCGTCCAAGATCCCGACGATCTTGCACTTATCGAGAGACATTTTGGACAAAAACTCTCGATAAGTGCAAGATCGTCGGGAGAGAAGGGGGTGGGGGGTGGTCAGCCGGCCTTGGCGGGGCACTCGGCCTGCTTGACGCCGCCACAGGTGGGGCCGGGGTAGGGGGTGCCGGGATCGGCCGGTTCGGTGACCGAGGCTGGCCCGGCGGCACCGGCGAACCGCACGTAGCCGATCTCCCGGCCGTCGCCGATCACCATGCCGGCGGGTCCGACCGCCAGGACCTTCGCCGAGGTACGCAGGTTGGCCAGTTCGGCGCCGGTCGCCGGGTCGACGGCTAGAAGCCGATCCGGTTTACGGTCGACGACCAGCGCCGCGTGCCGGGTCAGCGCCAGCTGGGCGTCCGGATGCATCGGGCGGGTCCAGCGCGGGCTCGCCGTCGGCAGGGCGTACGCCTGAAGGGTCCCGCCGTCGGCGGAGCGGGCCAGGACGTACCGGTCGTCGACGGCACGCAGCTCCTGCCCGGCGACGCTGGTCCACAGCACCCGTCCGTCGTGGGCGTCGATCACCGTCTCCCGCATGTCCGGGGCGGTGCCGGCGAGGACGTTGGGGCCGCCGGTCGGATTCTGCCGCTGGGCGCAACCGACCCGGTCGGCGGTCCGCAGGTTGATCCCGGTGCGCTGCCAGACCTGCAGTCCGGTCACCGGGTCGTCGGCCTGGGCGGTGTAGTAGCAGGCGCCGTCGCGTGGCGTGGCGACCAGGCTGAAGGTCCGCCCAGCGAAGGCCACGATGCGTTCGTGCTGCTCCTCCTCCAGCTCCTGCAGGACCCGGCCGGTGAGGGTCTCGACGACGTAGATCTTGCCGTCGATCGGGAAGCCGAGCACGGCCGGCATGGTCTGCGGCCCGCCGGCGTCGTCGGCGACGTCCCGGGTGGTCAACGGCCGGGTGGTGAGCAGCTGCGGATTGTCGGCGAAGAGCACGAAACCCATGCCGGGCAGCTGGGATGTCCACCGTGGAGTTTTTCCGCGCGGGTCCCAGGAGGTCAGCGTGCAGTCGCGCGGGCCGGCGCAGCGTACGTCGAGCAGGGCGTTGCGGTAGGTCCAGACGGCGGCAGCCGCGTCGTCGGTGCGCAGCACGGCACCGGTCGCCGGGTTGAGCACCTGGTAGCCCTTTTTGAGCAGCACGCCGGTGGCGACGACCTGGTCGGTGCCCTCGCCGGCGACCGCCGCCCAGTCGGCCTTGCGCTCCCAGACCTGGTTGCCGGAGGTGATGCTGCGTCCTTCGACCTTGAGCCGGTGCTCGATGACGACCGCGCGCTCGGTGATGGTGACACTCTGCGGAGTTCCGCCGATCCGTTGCTGCCAGGTGACGTCCGGCTCGGACAGCGGCTGGCTGCGGTTGACCCAGTCCCACAGGCCGGGGAACGGGTTCCAGACGTTGGTGGCGGCGAGCACGATGACCACGATCAGCGCGAAGGCCAGGTAGCACTTCACGCACGGCGCGCTCCCCTTCGCCATCGGGCCACCGTAGCGGGCGGTGGCGAACTCACCCACCTGCCGCCCGAATTGCTACTTTTATGCGTGTCGGGGGACATTCATGCTCGGTACCCGGAGTTGTCGCCACAGCAGCAGGGTGGCCACCATCGACAGCGCACCGAACCCGGCCATCACCAGCCCCGGCGCGACCCACTCGGCCACCGCCCCGGCCGCCCCCGCCGCCAGCCCCTGCCCGGTCATCATCCCCATGTGGGACAGCCCGAACGCCTGGCCACGGCGCTGCGCCGGCACCGCTTCCAGGAACCGCCGGGCCAACCCCAGGTGGTACGAGAAACCGAACGTCGCCGCCCCGAACAGCACCGCCGCCACCACCAGCCCGAGATCGGCCACGAAGGCCAGCATCGGCAACCCGAGCAGCAGCGCCAGCCACGGGGTCAACGCCTCCCGGCGGGCCGGCGCCACCCATCGCCCCACCACCAGGTCACCGACGAGCATCCCGGCGGCACCAGCCATGAACAGCACCCCGGCACCCTCACCGCCGGTGTACGGCACCACCACCCCCTCCGCGCCGACCAGCAGCGAACCAGGCAGCCAGTTGGCCAGCAGCAGCCCACGCACCGGCCGGTCGGCCAGCAGTTGCCGGTTCACCCGCCAGGTTTCACGCACCGCGCCACCGGTGATGGCGGCCCCGACCACCCGGGGCGGCCGGTCGGTCAACCCGAACCGGATCAACGCCGCCGAGGTCAGGCAGGTCACCGCCGTGATCCAGAGTGCGCCGTACGCACCCAGCAGGCCGATCAGTGCGCCACCGACGGCGAACCCGAGGACCTGGGTGGCCCCGGCGGTAATGGTGAACAACGCCCGACCCAGCACGTACCGGTCACCCTCGAGCAGGTCCGGCAGCAGCGCGGTACGGGCTGCCGACGCCACCGGCGACGCCAGGCCGACGACGAACACCAACGCCAACGCGCCACCCGGCGACAGCACCCCGAGCGCCAGCACCGCCACCGTCACCACCCGGATCAGGTCGTAGCCGACCATCACCGCCCGGGGACGCCAACGATCGGCGTACGCCAGCAGGAACATCCCGCCGATCACGCTGGGCAGGAAGCCGGCGACGTACGCCAGCGCGGCCAGCAGCGGCGACCCGGTGCGCTCATAGACGAGTACGGACAGCGCCAGCATCTTCACCGTCTCGCCGACCATGAAGATGCCGTAACTGGCGAAGATCACCCGGAACTCGGCCACCGCGAACAGGTCCCGGAAGGTGGCCCGCTCGGCGGGCGGCCGCACCGGCGGCGCGTCGTCAGGCGGGCCGGGCGGGCTCGGCAGGCTGGCCGGGCTGGTGGGGGTGGTCACCGCCGAAGCATGCCGGCGACGACCCGGCCGGCGGTAACCTTTCGGCGCAGGGCGAAAGAATTCTGCCGAGAGCAGATGACGATCAGGGCGGCGGCCGGTGCGGATCGAGGTGAGCTCCGGCGACATCGCGGCCAGCCGGTTCGCGATCTCCCCGCTGGGCGAGACGCTGGCCGCGCTCCGGCTGTTCGCCGGCATCCGCACCGCCGGGCCGCTGCTGCCCTGGGTGCACCGGCACCGCGACCGCTACGAGGCGTTACGCCGCGCCCAGCCCGGCATCGCCGCCCTCCGGGCGCTCGACCACCCCCGGCACGGATACCACGCGGACTTCGTCCAACCACCGCCGGACGGGGTCGGGCTGACCTTCGCCGACCAGCTCGCCGTCGTCCGGCGTACGTCGCTCGACCGGGCGCGCGACGAGATCGGCCGCAACCTCGACGGCCTACCGCCACCGACCGGGGTGGCCGCGCGGTTCCTCGCCGCCGACGACGTCGTCGACCGGTTCGCCGAAACGATCGACGCCACCTGGCAGGCGCTGATCGCGCCGGACTGGCCACGGCTGCGGGCCATCCTGGAACGCGACGTGATCTACCGGGCCGGGCGGCTCACCACGTACGGCTGGTCCTCGGCGCTGGCCGACCTCGACGCCCGACTGCACTGGGATCCGGAGCCGGGCACGATCACCGTCGACGGATTCAGCCCGCAGCGGCACCGGCTCGGCGGGCGTGGTCTGCTCCTCGTACCGACGGTCTTCGGCGTCCTGAGCCTGCACCTGGAACCACCCTGGCCGTACGCGATCGGCTACCGGGCCCGCGGCGTGGCCGGACTGTTCGGCCCGCCGGCCGCCGACCGGGCCGCCGACGGACTGGACCGGCTGATCGGGCCGACCCGGGCCGCCGTGCTGCGGGCCCTGGCCGTACCGGCCACCACCAGCCAACTCGTCGCACAGTTCGGCCTGGCGCTGGGCACCATCGGCGGGCAGCTGGCCGTGCTGCGCGACGCCGGTCTGGTCCGCCGGGTCCGCACCGGCCGCGAGGTCCGCTACGAACGGACCGCGCTCGGCGACGCGCTCAGCGCCGATCCGTGACCTCCGCCGCCGCCTGCACCAACGGCAGGACGCGGTACGGGATCTGCTCGGCCAACGCGATGATCGTCGACGCCCGACGGATCCCGTCGTACGCCAGGATCTGGTCCAGCACCCGCTGCAGGTCACTGTTGGACCTGGCCACGATCCGGCACATCAGGTCGCCGGAGCCGCTGATGGTGTGCGCCTCCAGCACCTCCGGGATGGCGCGCAGATGTGCGGCGACCGGTCCGTGTCCGTGCCGCTGCCCGATCTCCAGGGTGACGAAGGACGTCACCACGAAACCGATCGCGGCCGGCGACACCTGCGGGCCGAAGCCGTTGATCACCCCCCGATCGACCAGCTTGTCGAGCCTGGCCTGCACGGTGCCCCGGGCCACCCGCAGCCGCCGGGAGCACTCCAGCACCCCGATCCGCGGCTCGGTGGTCAGTAGGGCGATCAGCTCAGCGTCCAGCTGATCGAGCTGGACATTCTGTTCAGTGTCCATGGGCCTCGACCCTACCGAGTGGTCAGCCTGCCCAGCCGGCGACGAGGCGGTTGCCCAGTGGGGATGAATCGCCCATCCTGCCGTTACCGGCCTCGGCGGTCCGATGGCAATCCGATGGCGATCCGCGCGGCCGGCTCCGAGGGGAGGACGATCATGGCCTATCTGACCGAATCCCGCGACGCCGACGTCACCGAGGTACGCGACCCGTTCCCGGTGCAGGGCGTCGACCACCTGACCTTCCTGGTCGGCAACGCCAAGCAGGCCGCGCACTACTACTCGACCGCGTTCGGCATGACCTGCGTCGCGTACCGGGGACCCGAACAGGGCTACCGCGACCACGCCGAGTACGTGCTGACCAGCGGCGCCGCCCGGTTCGTGCTGCGCGGCCCGGTGCACGCCGACGCCGACGGCGCCGCGCACGTCGCCCGGCACAGCGACGGGGTGCTCGACATCGCGCTCGCCGTACCGGACGTGGACGCCGCGTACGCGCACGCCATCGCGCAGGGCGCGACCGGCCTGGCCGCGCCCGCCGAACTGACCGACAGCGCCGGCACCGTACGGGTCGCCAGCATCGCCGCGTACGGCGACACCCGGCACACCCTGATCGACCGGTCCGGGTACGACGGACCGTTCCTGCCCGGCTTCGTGTCCCGGGCCCCGATCGTCGACCGGACCCCGATGGTCGACGCCGGCCTGCAGCCGAAGCGGTTCTTCCAGGCCGTCGACCACGTGGTCGGCAACGTCGAACTGGGCCGGATGGACCAGTGGGTGGAGTTCTACCGCCGGGTCATGGGCTTCACCAACATGGCCGAGTTCATCGGCGACGACATCGCCACCGACTACTCGGCGCTGATGAGCAAGGTCGTCGCCAACGGCAGCCGCAAGGTGAAGTTCCCGCTCAACGAGCCGGCGGTGGCCCGACGCCGCTCACAGATCGACGAGTACCTGGAGTTCTACGGCGGTCCGGGCGTGCAGCACATCGCGCTGGCCACCAACGACATCCTGACGACGGTGGACGCGATGCGCGCCGCCGGTGTGGAGTTCCTGGACACGCCGGACTCGTACTACGACGACCCGGCGCTGCGGGCCCGCATCGGCGAGGTCCGCGCCCCGATCGAGGAGCTGAAGGCCCGGCGGATCCTGGTCGACCGCGACGAGGACGGCTACCTGCTGCAGATCTTCACCAAGCCGGTGCAGGACCGTCCGACGGTCTTCTTCGAGCTGATCGAACGGCACGGCTCGCTGGGCTTCGGCAAGGGCAACTTCAAGGCCCTGTTCGAGGCGATCGAGCGGGAGCAGGAGAGCCGGGGCAACCTCTGACTGCGGAGCCGGCCGGGCCGGTCGTTAAGGTGCCAGGGTGAGCTTGCCCAACGCGCCCCGGCCGGCCGGCCCCACCATGGGATCCGTGCAGTGACGTCCATTGAGCCCGGCTGGTACAAAGACCCCGCCGAACCGACCACCCAGCGGTACTGGGACGGCGGCGGGTGGATCGGTGCGCCGTTGCCGGCAGACGCCACCCCACCGGACGGACCGCCACCGGAGGAGGAGAAGCCGAGCCCGGCTGCGGCCGCCAAGCCCACCAGCGGGCAGCAGCAGACCCCGCAGTCGCCCCCCGGACCAGCGACACCGAATCAGGCTGCTCCGGGATCGGCGCAGCCGATGCCGCCCGGCTACTGGATGCCCCCCGGCCAGCCGATCCACCCCGGCCAGCCCGTGCCACCGGGATACCCCGTACCGGGCGCACAGCCGATGCCGCCGGGGTATCCGGTCCCGCCTGGGTATCCCGTACCGGCCGGACAGCCGATGCCGCCTGGGTATCCGGTCCCGCCTGGGTATCCGGTCCCGCCGCCCGGCTGGCAGCCGGAACCCCGGCCACACGGCATGGCGCTGGCGCCGCTCGGTGCCCGTTTCGTCGCCCGGCTGATCGACATCGGTGTCGTGCTGCTGCT
This window harbors:
- a CDS encoding RBBP9/YdeN family alpha/beta hydrolase, whose protein sequence is MVGRRAIIFHGTGGNPDVCWYRWLAGRLTARGYAVEVPHHPGINIEPIATFLPKVLDEHDFDEQTVLVGHSGGAALLLAILEQLDVTVAQAILVAGYCTPPNTELEPVLQPEYDWAAIRSNVRDIYFVNSRKDPYGCDEHQGRAMFERLGGTQIVRDDGHFGDHDQPYERFELLDRLIA
- a CDS encoding alkaline phosphatase PhoX, producing MPSSRRTFLAGGAAGVAGIGLAVAGGLPSLAQAHPGRSHPSKGGGHVPFPPLVDDPDGILALPEGFRYTVVTRTGVTRLDRGQGLTPAEHDGMAVFTTGRGRYTLIQNHELGPGAEFGVPHVAGTVYDPGAVDAGGCTVIRTDRAGRNLGEFVAISGTLDNCAGGPTPWGTWLTCEETEDRAGDEWDEDGRTGVYQKDHGYVFEVWADGRADPRPIKCLGRYAHEALAIDADRTKIYLSEDADGPNGLFYRWAAPRSVKLGPGVLTRLAPNAGTLAAMQIIMDDGSVLPDVAYLTSAQLGRPFPVRWIEVPERDARATPLREQFADDQVTRGRKFEGVWGTDQGVYVVNSYAWEDGDLPSDAAPHDGMVWFYDYRAETIQLVTYFPHQTSSEEGTPARYSDLTFDGPDNVTVTPWGSLVLAEDGSGASHVLSSVPGGPTYAIARNQLNDSEFCGPTFTDDGKVLFVNMQDPGLTLAITGPWEKYLG
- a CDS encoding HigA family addiction module antitoxin; this translates as MLPKNRIPTHPGEILREEFLVPLGVTQVALAEHIGVSVQRVNEIVRGKRGVTPETAWLLAGAFGTTPEFWINLQTAHDLARTRPSQAVAQLPAAA
- a CDS encoding type II toxin-antitoxin system RelE/ParE family toxin yields the protein MIASFGDRATEALFHGQDGRARHLPPNIRSVALRKLDMVNAARELRDLRVPPGNRLEALKGDRRGTHSIRVNDQWRIVFRWQGGDAHEVSIVDYH
- a CDS encoding fumarate hydratase, whose amino-acid sequence is MSSAAPFSYVPLLPGGDDLTEYRLISDEGVDVVHGPGGRRFLTIDPAVLTALTAEAMHDIAHYLRPAHLAQLRAILDDPQASPNDRFVALDLLRNANIAAGGVLPMCQDTGTAIVMGKRGRHVLTDGTDHEAIAKGVYQAYTKLNLRYSQLAPITMWEERNTGSNLPAQIELYAEDPGGQPDAYKFLFMAKGGGSANKSYLYQETKALLNPTRMMQFLEEKLRLIGTSACPPYHLAIVVGGTSAEFALKTAKYASAKYLDNLPTSGSIGAHGFRDLELEAEVLELTRQFGIGAQFGGRYFCHDVRVVRLPRHGASCPVAIAVSCSADRQAVAKITPSGVWLERLETDPARFLPEVTEESLAADASADADVVRVDLNRPMAEIRAELSKYPVKTRLSLTGPLVVARDIAHAKIAERLDAGEPMPQYLRDHAVYYAGPAKTPEGYASGSFGPTTAGRMDAYVEKFQAAGGSHIMLAKGNRSAQVTRSCGTHGGFYLGSIGGPAARLAQDCIRHVEVLEYPELGMEAIWKIQVEDFPAFIVVDDKGNDFYAEVTKPVLTVGRR
- a CDS encoding outer membrane protein assembly factor BamB family protein: MAKGSAPCVKCYLAFALIVVIVLAATNVWNPFPGLWDWVNRSQPLSEPDVTWQQRIGGTPQSVTITERAVVIEHRLKVEGRSITSGNQVWERKADWAAVAGEGTDQVVATGVLLKKGYQVLNPATGAVLRTDDAAAAVWTYRNALLDVRCAGPRDCTLTSWDPRGKTPRWTSQLPGMGFVLFADNPQLLTTRPLTTRDVADDAGGPQTMPAVLGFPIDGKIYVVETLTGRVLQELEEEQHERIVAFAGRTFSLVATPRDGACYYTAQADDPVTGLQVWQRTGINLRTADRVGCAQRQNPTGGPNVLAGTAPDMRETVIDAHDGRVLWTSVAGQELRAVDDRYVLARSADGGTLQAYALPTASPRWTRPMHPDAQLALTRHAALVVDRKPDRLLAVDPATGAELANLRTSAKVLAVGPAGMVIGDGREIGYVRFAGAAGPASVTEPADPGTPYPGPTCGGVKQAECPAKAG
- a CDS encoding MFS transporter; translated protein: MRPPAERATFRDLFAVAEFRVIFASYGIFMVGETVKMLALSVLVYERTGSPLLAALAYVAGFLPSVIGGMFLLAYADRWRPRAVMVGYDLIRVVTVAVLALGVLSPGGALALVFVVGLASPVASAARTALLPDLLEGDRYVLGRALFTITAGATQVLGFAVGGALIGLLGAYGALWITAVTCLTSAALIRFGLTDRPPRVVGAAITGGAVRETWRVNRQLLADRPVRGLLLANWLPGSLLVGAEGVVVPYTGGEGAGVLFMAGAAGMLVGDLVVGRWVAPARREALTPWLALLLGLPMLAFVADLGLVVAAVLFGAATFGFSYHLGLARRFLEAVPAQRRGQAFGLSHMGMMTGQGLAAGAAGAVAEWVAPGLVMAGFGALSMVATLLLWRQLRVPSMNVPRHA
- a CDS encoding ArsR/SmtB family transcription factor, with the translated sequence MRIEVSSGDIAASRFAISPLGETLAALRLFAGIRTAGPLLPWVHRHRDRYEALRRAQPGIAALRALDHPRHGYHADFVQPPPDGVGLTFADQLAVVRRTSLDRARDEIGRNLDGLPPPTGVAARFLAADDVVDRFAETIDATWQALIAPDWPRLRAILERDVIYRAGRLTTYGWSSALADLDARLHWDPEPGTITVDGFSPQRHRLGGRGLLLVPTVFGVLSLHLEPPWPYAIGYRARGVAGLFGPPAADRAADGLDRLIGPTRAAVLRALAVPATTSQLVAQFGLALGTIGGQLAVLRDAGLVRRVRTGREVRYERTALGDALSADP
- a CDS encoding Lrp/AsnC family transcriptional regulator codes for the protein MDTEQNVQLDQLDAELIALLTTEPRIGVLECSRRLRVARGTVQARLDKLVDRGVINGFGPQVSPAAIGFVVTSFVTLEIGQRHGHGPVAAHLRAIPEVLEAHTISGSGDLMCRIVARSNSDLQRVLDQILAYDGIRRASTIIALAEQIPYRVLPLVQAAAEVTDRR
- the hppD gene encoding 4-hydroxyphenylpyruvate dioxygenase; the encoded protein is MAYLTESRDADVTEVRDPFPVQGVDHLTFLVGNAKQAAHYYSTAFGMTCVAYRGPEQGYRDHAEYVLTSGAARFVLRGPVHADADGAAHVARHSDGVLDIALAVPDVDAAYAHAIAQGATGLAAPAELTDSAGTVRVASIAAYGDTRHTLIDRSGYDGPFLPGFVSRAPIVDRTPMVDAGLQPKRFFQAVDHVVGNVELGRMDQWVEFYRRVMGFTNMAEFIGDDIATDYSALMSKVVANGSRKVKFPLNEPAVARRRSQIDEYLEFYGGPGVQHIALATNDILTTVDAMRAAGVEFLDTPDSYYDDPALRARIGEVRAPIEELKARRILVDRDEDGYLLQIFTKPVQDRPTVFFELIERHGSLGFGKGNFKALFEAIEREQESRGNL
- a CDS encoding RDD family protein → MTSIEPGWYKDPAEPTTQRYWDGGGWIGAPLPADATPPDGPPPEEEKPSPAAAAKPTSGQQQTPQSPPGPATPNQAAPGSAQPMPPGYWMPPGQPIHPGQPVPPGYPVPGAQPMPPGYPVPPGYPVPAGQPMPPGYPVPPGYPVPPPGWQPEPRPHGMALAPLGARFVARLIDIGVVLLLNIAINGWFVWQYVAESWPIWSEIWRRSLAGDRSTDNLPELSDRAGGLQMAIILLAALIWWAYEVPAIANTGQTLGKRLTRLKVVTVDPGGQLGFARSFRRWNTLGLPTLLWICCVGFILQLIDCIYLLFDRPLRQALHDKSAQTVVVQLPPGVPAVPAAGGRSDSSAGDRDTPGSSG